A window of the Egibacter rhizosphaerae genome harbors these coding sequences:
- a CDS encoding cell wall-binding repeat-containing protein, with translation MQGRPPRRAGLLLFVLAVGLLAACDGVWFPHDDVAYDIDALTVPSGVDREAGADRFATAAALASGVAAERVWVATGRDFADALTAAAAGDGPVLLSEPDGVPEATEDALAGRDEPRVAVGGEDALSDSVAEALDLTDRAGGADRYETAAAIAGETHPDGADVVYLATGDEFADALSAAPTAADGEARMLLAGHTLPAATAEALETLEPDDLVAVGGPAALPDEVVDEAVEAAGGALVERVAGADRYETAAQVSTHRDLTEARTAYLATGEDFPDALAAAPAAASEGAPLLLTRRDELPEATRAELERLEVERVVVAGGTAAVGEGVAEEVRALLDTAAD, from the coding sequence GTGCAGGGTCGCCCACCACGGCGCGCCGGACTGCTCCTGTTCGTCCTGGCGGTGGGCTTGCTCGCAGCCTGCGACGGGGTGTGGTTCCCGCACGACGACGTCGCCTACGACATCGACGCCTTGACGGTCCCGTCCGGTGTCGATCGGGAGGCCGGCGCGGACCGGTTCGCCACCGCCGCGGCGCTGGCCTCGGGGGTTGCGGCCGAGCGCGTGTGGGTCGCCACCGGCCGCGACTTCGCGGATGCGCTCACTGCCGCGGCTGCCGGTGACGGACCCGTGCTGCTCAGCGAACCCGACGGCGTGCCCGAGGCCACCGAGGACGCGCTTGCCGGGCGCGATGAGCCCCGTGTCGCCGTCGGTGGCGAGGACGCGCTGTCCGACAGCGTGGCCGAGGCGCTCGACCTCACCGACCGGGCGGGCGGTGCCGACCGCTACGAGACCGCCGCCGCCATCGCGGGGGAGACCCATCCCGACGGGGCGGACGTCGTCTACCTCGCGACCGGCGACGAGTTCGCGGACGCGCTGTCCGCCGCCCCGACCGCCGCAGACGGTGAGGCGAGGATGCTGTTGGCCGGTCACACGCTGCCCGCTGCGACCGCGGAGGCGCTCGAGACCCTGGAACCGGACGATCTCGTCGCGGTCGGTGGTCCGGCGGCGCTGCCCGACGAGGTCGTCGACGAGGCCGTCGAGGCCGCCGGGGGCGCGCTCGTCGAACGGGTGGCCGGTGCCGATCGGTACGAGACCGCGGCGCAGGTCTCGACCCATCGCGACCTCACCGAGGCGCGCACCGCCTACCTGGCGACAGGGGAGGACTTTCCCGATGCGCTCGCCGCCGCGCCTGCCGCGGCCAGCGAGGGCGCGCCGCTCCTGCTCACGCGTCGGGACGAGCTCCCCGAGGCAACGCGCGCGGAGCTCGAGCGGCTGGAGGTCGAGCGGGTCGTCGTCGCCGGTGGCACCGCGGCGGTGGGCGAGGGGGTCGCCGAGGAGGTGCGTGCGCTGCTCGACACGGCGGCCGACTGA
- a CDS encoding OsmC family protein — protein sequence MPADDGRLVGLAEGEVGLDGKTLVLQRIHVRFELQVDPDADRATIDRVHGFFADRCPVYRSIHPQIHCSTEVTLVEA from the coding sequence ATCCCCGCCGATGACGGCCGCCTCGTCGGCCTCGCCGAGGGCGAGGTCGGCCTCGACGGCAAGACGCTCGTGTTGCAACGCATCCACGTTCGGTTCGAGTTGCAGGTCGACCCCGACGCGGATCGGGCGACCATCGACCGTGTCCACGGGTTCTTCGCCGACCGTTGCCCCGTGTACCGGAGCATCCACCCCCAGATCCACTGTTCGACGGAGGTCACGCTCGTCGAGGCGTGA
- a CDS encoding alpha/beta hydrolase family protein: MSNDVPLIPREALFGNPERASPRISPDGRRLAWLAPDDGILNVWVGEADLSAARPITGDRDRGVRTVAWAHDHRHVLYVQDEGGDENWRLHAVDLETGHDRDLTPFEDVQARVVELDKRYPDDVLVGLNRDNPELHDVYRLHLPTGHLERVLENPGFVGFVVDTTFRVRAGVEPQPDGGHRIMVRDDAEGDWRPLLDVLPEDALTTDPVAFDRDGERLLAISSVGANTGRLVSLDLATGAEEGLAEDPRHDVTDVRLDPDTRQVQWVSFLRDRLDHEPIDASIADELAALTEAERGDLLLLDEDDADATWVVAYQRDDGPMRYHRYDRTSRALSFLFEVRPALGGYELARMEPFRVTARDGLELPGYLTVPPRAEPRNLPTVLLVHGGPFARDAWGYHPEVQWLANRGYLVLQVNFRGSTGYGKAFVNAGDREWGAAMHDDLLDTVDWAIDQGYADPARVAIYGGSYGGYAALCGAAFTPERFACAVDLVGISNLKTLIESFPPYWKPIIAQFHARVGHPEHDEAFLWERSPLSRADRVSIPLLIAQGANDPRVKQAESEQFVEALRAHGIDHEYLLFEDEGHGFAKPENRMRFYAAAEAFLARHLGGRQEP, encoded by the coding sequence ATGTCGAACGACGTCCCCCTGATCCCGCGCGAGGCCCTGTTCGGCAATCCGGAGCGCGCGAGCCCTCGGATCTCCCCCGACGGGCGTCGATTGGCGTGGCTCGCGCCGGACGACGGGATCCTCAACGTCTGGGTGGGCGAGGCCGACCTGTCGGCGGCACGGCCGATCACCGGCGACCGCGATCGCGGGGTCCGCACCGTGGCCTGGGCGCACGACCACCGCCACGTCCTCTACGTCCAGGACGAGGGCGGGGACGAGAACTGGCGACTGCACGCCGTCGATCTCGAGACGGGCCACGACCGGGACCTCACCCCCTTCGAGGACGTGCAGGCCCGGGTCGTCGAGTTGGACAAGCGGTACCCCGACGACGTGTTGGTCGGGTTGAACCGGGACAACCCCGAGCTGCACGACGTGTATCGACTGCACCTGCCGACCGGCCACCTGGAGCGGGTGCTCGAGAACCCGGGCTTCGTCGGCTTCGTGGTCGACACCACGTTCCGGGTGCGGGCAGGCGTGGAGCCGCAGCCGGACGGGGGGCACCGGATCATGGTCCGCGACGACGCCGAGGGCGACTGGCGGCCCCTGCTCGACGTGCTCCCCGAGGACGCGCTCACGACCGATCCCGTGGCGTTCGATCGCGACGGGGAGCGTTTGCTCGCGATCAGCTCGGTCGGTGCGAACACCGGCCGCCTCGTGTCCCTCGACCTCGCGACCGGTGCCGAGGAGGGCCTCGCCGAGGACCCTCGACACGACGTCACCGACGTGCGCCTCGACCCGGACACGCGACAGGTGCAGTGGGTGAGCTTCCTGCGCGACCGACTCGACCACGAGCCGATCGACGCGAGCATCGCCGACGAGCTCGCGGCGCTCACCGAGGCCGAACGCGGGGACCTGTTGTTGCTCGACGAGGACGACGCCGACGCCACGTGGGTCGTGGCCTACCAACGCGATGACGGCCCCATGCGCTACCACCGTTACGATCGCACGTCCCGCGCGTTGAGCTTCCTCTTCGAGGTCCGCCCCGCGCTCGGTGGGTACGAGCTGGCGCGCATGGAGCCGTTCCGCGTCACCGCGCGGGACGGCCTGGAACTGCCCGGCTACCTGACCGTGCCGCCCCGGGCGGAGCCGCGAAACCTGCCCACCGTGCTGCTCGTCCACGGCGGTCCCTTCGCCCGCGACGCGTGGGGCTACCACCCCGAGGTGCAGTGGCTCGCCAACCGCGGGTACCTCGTGTTGCAGGTGAACTTCCGGGGTTCCACGGGGTACGGGAAGGCCTTCGTGAACGCCGGCGACCGCGAGTGGGGAGCCGCCATGCACGACGACCTGCTCGACACGGTGGACTGGGCGATCGACCAGGGCTACGCCGACCCGGCGCGGGTCGCGATCTACGGCGGCTCGTACGGCGGCTACGCGGCGCTGTGCGGCGCCGCCTTCACGCCCGAGCGGTTCGCCTGCGCGGTCGACCTGGTGGGGATCTCGAACCTGAAGACCCTGATCGAGTCGTTCCCCCCGTACTGGAAGCCGATCATCGCCCAGTTCCACGCTCGCGTCGGTCACCCCGAGCACGACGAGGCGTTCCTCTGGGAACGCTCGCCCCTCTCGCGCGCCGACCGGGTGTCGATCCCGCTGCTGATCGCCCAGGGGGCGAACGATCCACGGGTCAAGCAGGCCGAGTCCGAGCAGTTCGTCGAGGCGCTCCGAGCGCACGGCATCGATCACGAGTACCTGCTGTTCGAGGACGAGGGTCACGGGTTCGCGAAACCGGAGAACCGCATGCGCTTCTACGCCGCGGCCGAGGCGTTCCTGGCCCGCCATCTCGGCGGCCGTCAGGAACCCTGA